A portion of the Cryptomeria japonica chromosome 5, Sugi_1.0, whole genome shotgun sequence genome contains these proteins:
- the LOC131036490 gene encoding indole-3-acetate O-methyltransferase 1-like codes for MEALKSQSVTQSKAALEFVLGMKGGNGDSSYANNSSPQLKIIQAVKPILEHGIYENMRFKFDVGGIFRMADFGCGTGQNTLVVADTIVSAVQRLLTEQEMPEFEVYFTDLPTNDFNSLFQMLPPPRDKNGVATRSYLSAAVCGSHFTRLFARNSLHFCHSSMSLHWLSQVPESVQQRRSPRAYVSSECEEGVAAAYLHQFDTNFSSFLKARAEEIVEGGCMFISLIGRNADTHIMEDQGVLGYSARHLEYAFEALVMEGIITKEKWESFNLPWFNPNLKEVESIVKREGSFAIVSMKIVGGMNAHPTTDVKKGEENMFGRIVANQHRALFENIVEAHLGCKKVTNEFFLKIAERASIQFEEYLSKKIELLVAFLKKKKDKQ; via the exons ATGGAGGCACTCAAATCTCAATCTGTGACTCAATCTAAAGCGGCCCTGGAATTTGTGCTTGGCATGAAGGGTGGAAATGGAGATTCCAGTTATGCCAACAATTCTTCACCTCAG TTAAAGATTATCCAAGCTGTTAAACCCATTCTGGAGCATGGCATTTACGAGAATATGAGATTTAAGTTTGATGTAGGAGGCATCTTTAGGATGGCAGATTTCGGTTGTGGTACCGGCCAAAATACTCTTGTGGTGGCAGACACCATTGTCAGTGCCGTACAACGCTTACTTACAGAACAGGAGATGCCAGAATTTGAGGTTTATTTCACCGACCTTCCCACTAATGATTTCAATTCACTCTTTCAAATGTTGCCTCCGCCCAGAGATAAAAATGGAGTGGCTACAAGATCCTACCTTTCAGCGGCTGTTTGTGGATCGCACTTCACACGTCTCTTCGCACGGAATAGTCTGCATTTCTGTCACTCTTCTATGAGTCTTCACTGGCTTTCACAG GTGCCAGAGAGTGTTCAGCAGAGAAGATCTCCTCGTGCTTACGTTTCAAGTGAGTGTGAGGAGGGTGTAGCGGCTGCGTACCTACACCAGTTCGACACAAACTTTTCGTCGTTTTTGAAGGCCCGGGCAGAAGAGATAGTTGAGGGGGGATGCATGTTCATATCTCTCATCGGTCGTAATGCAGACACTCATATAATGGAAGACCAAGGAGTACTAGGATATAGCGCGCGCCATTTAGAGTATGCATTTGAGGCACTAGTTATGGAG GGTATTATTACAAAAGAGAAATGGGAATCCTTCAATTTACCATGGTTCAATCCAAATTTGAAGGAGGTGGAGAGCATTGTGAAGAGGGAGGGGTCATTTGCAATAGTGAGCATGAAGATTGTAGGGGGAATGAATGCACATCCTACTACAGACGTGAAAAAAGGGGAAGAGAATATGTTTGGAAGAATTGTAGCAAACCAGCATAGAGCACTATTTGAAAATATCGTGGAAGCTCATTTAGGATgcaagaaagtgacaaatgaattcttcttgaagattGCTGAAAGAGCTTCTATTCAGTTTGAAGAGTATCTATCAAAAAAAATTGAGCTGCTTGTTGcgtttttgaaaaagaaaaaggacAAGCAATAA